In one window of Shewanella goraebulensis DNA:
- a CDS encoding AAA family ATPase, translated as MPASKLKQLLSQLESVLLGKPEQIKLAVACILAKGHLLIEDLPGMGKTSLSQALATSLGMSYQRIQFTSDMLPADILGVSIYQQEQQQFTFHPGPIFNQMLLADEINRASPKTQSALLEAMAERQITLDGTTHPLPKPFFVIATQNPIEQSGTFPLPESQLDRFMMRISIGYPNEQAELEMLKGLTSRSVAEPLSQCFTPDELISLQNQVQKVSASDAVLKYLIHLAKFSRQQADGNGLSPRASIALLDAAKSWAFIHHRNYVVPEDIQAVFHCVAEHRIRTNSQLQGQALSDHILASVNPIS; from the coding sequence GTGCCAGCGTCAAAACTAAAACAATTATTATCGCAATTAGAAAGTGTATTACTGGGTAAACCAGAGCAAATTAAACTGGCTGTGGCCTGCATTTTGGCTAAAGGCCACTTATTAATTGAAGATTTACCGGGAATGGGCAAAACCAGTTTATCCCAAGCGCTCGCTACCTCTTTAGGCATGAGTTATCAACGGATCCAATTCACCAGCGATATGCTCCCTGCCGACATTCTCGGTGTGTCGATTTATCAGCAGGAACAGCAACAATTTACTTTTCACCCTGGGCCCATTTTTAATCAAATGCTGTTAGCCGATGAAATTAACCGTGCTAGCCCTAAAACCCAAAGCGCGCTTCTCGAAGCTATGGCTGAACGCCAAATCACCTTAGATGGCACCACTCACCCGTTGCCAAAACCTTTCTTTGTTATTGCAACGCAAAACCCTATTGAGCAATCAGGTACGTTTCCATTACCTGAATCACAATTAGATCGCTTTATGATGCGTATTTCTATTGGCTACCCGAATGAGCAAGCTGAACTTGAAATGCTCAAAGGCTTAACTTCTCGCAGCGTAGCTGAACCACTGTCTCAATGCTTTACGCCTGATGAATTAATCAGCTTACAAAACCAAGTTCAGAAAGTGAGCGCATCTGATGCTGTACTCAAATACCTCATTCATTTAGCAAAATTTTCTCGCCAGCAGGCTGATGGCAACGGTCTATCTCCCCGTGCCAGTATTGCGCTGTTAGATGCCGCTAAATCTTGGGCGTTTATACATCATCGCAATTACGTGGTACCTGAAGATATTCAAGCGGTATTTCACTGCGTGGCTGAACACCGTATTCGCACGAATAGTCAGTTACAAGGTCAAGCCTTGTCTGATCATATTCTTGCTAGCGTTAACCCAATTAGCTAG
- a CDS encoding DUF58 domain-containing protein, with protein sequence MNKKVEPRASFQPKQKWYSRFIPHRITRRWGHWLNKRIPPNKQVTLTHKSIFILPSGFGIAWFALIFVLYLFGTNYQNNLVIGLSLLLASVLHTCIIYSYKNLAGLTLTSQTPPETYANQNIAFPVSLTSKINKNNSHTSHQQICLNFADQRHIRLTDVGESIHATIAFSPQVRGTFNPGRIQVSSNFPLGLFRTWTYVDLDINHIIYAEPLNTQVSLTSLDDDNSTEFDHGKLQPGVDDYKGLKTYVEGESLKQVAWKQWAQGRGMLTKEFAQPEGKPVWLSLDDTRGNSLEQKLSKLAWQVNALSQGQQVFGLALNQHIIEQDSGEAHRKQCQQLIALFGKTNELNNGSANES encoded by the coding sequence ATGAATAAGAAAGTTGAACCACGAGCAAGTTTTCAGCCAAAACAAAAATGGTATTCACGCTTCATTCCTCATCGAATAACGCGCCGCTGGGGGCATTGGCTTAACAAGCGGATCCCCCCTAACAAACAGGTCACGCTGACCCATAAGAGTATTTTCATCTTACCCAGTGGCTTTGGTATCGCGTGGTTTGCACTTATTTTTGTACTCTATCTATTTGGAACAAACTATCAAAATAACTTAGTCATAGGCCTAAGCTTATTGCTGGCAAGTGTACTGCATACTTGTATTATCTACAGCTATAAAAACCTTGCAGGGCTAACACTTACATCTCAAACACCACCTGAAACTTATGCCAATCAAAATATTGCATTCCCGGTAAGTTTAACCAGCAAAATAAACAAAAATAACAGTCATACTAGCCATCAACAAATTTGTCTAAACTTTGCTGACCAGCGACATATTCGACTGACAGATGTTGGTGAGTCAATCCATGCAACTATCGCTTTCTCACCACAGGTTCGTGGCACATTTAATCCAGGGCGAATTCAAGTTTCATCCAATTTCCCTTTAGGTTTGTTCCGCACTTGGACTTATGTTGATTTGGATATCAATCACATCATTTATGCTGAGCCGCTAAACACTCAAGTATCGCTCACCAGTTTAGATGACGATAACAGCACAGAATTTGACCACGGTAAATTACAGCCTGGAGTAGACGATTACAAAGGCTTAAAAACCTATGTTGAAGGTGAGTCATTAAAACAGGTCGCTTGGAAACAGTGGGCCCAAGGTCGAGGTATGCTAACCAAAGAGTTTGCGCAACCAGAGGGTAAACCCGTGTGGTTAAGCCTTGATGACACTCGAGGTAATAGCCTTGAGCAAAAACTCAGCAAACTCGCTTGGCAAGTCAATGCCTTATCTCAAGGACAGCAAGTGTTTGGTTTAGCCCTTAATCAGCACATCATTGAACAAGACAGCGGCGAAGCACACCGTAAACAATGCCAACAACTCATTGCACTATTCGGCAAAACGAATGAATTAAACAATGGGAGTGCTAATGAAAGCTAA
- a CDS encoding transglutaminase family protein codes for MKAKKTAPQNASLTDSFNDNFNENIGRNTLFWLLLTNVLVLSPLYQDATLWSIGICAICFVWRVGIYFGKVAAPPKLLVTSLAIGAAATLALVSKEIGMLNALVNLLLLGYALKYIEMRQIRDVKVVVLVGYFLIAFALLERQSILDTVHLLFVCVINACVLISVYQHSSRKVNLSFGLKLFLQSLPLALLLFVVFPRLPPLWLAPSMNNATTGLSDEVSLGDISKLTRSPSLAFRVGFDNETQNFSKSQLIPNQELYWRALVMENYDGKTWKQANKRKNQQLKIYGERPSRPRPQGPELDNPLNYQVITEPTFQKWLFGLDQSFSPTEQVVEMSDFRLFSLRNVDQRFSYRVTSYPNSKLEAELLPLTRRINLTLPTKTNPKTQALGQQFAKEYPNPVNRINAMMRYFTEQPYFYTLSPPPIGGDQVDDFLFENKAGFCSHYASALVFMARSSGIPARMVAGYQGGEYNPKAGYYSIYQYMAHAWTEVWFEGQGWVRFDPTAMIAPERILDGFDAMFTGQDSYLQDSPFTSLRLKEIPWLNDIRLQLASLDFYWSVWVLGFDGERQQQVLSELLGDVNTSKMIILMIISFSLIALVIAYYAGVFNLSPKQDPIIKRYNLICAKLAKKGYPRETMPPQAFANFVHQVLHQEQPQLVFDFEKMTEHFIALQYQQLSDKQVEQHQILFKRYFRKVKMGL; via the coding sequence ATGAAAGCTAAAAAAACAGCACCTCAAAATGCAAGTTTAACGGATTCATTTAACGATAACTTTAATGAAAACATCGGTCGTAATACCCTGTTTTGGTTACTGTTAACCAATGTGTTGGTGTTATCGCCACTTTATCAAGATGCCACGTTGTGGAGTATTGGTATTTGCGCCATTTGCTTTGTTTGGCGAGTGGGTATTTATTTTGGCAAAGTCGCCGCCCCGCCAAAGCTATTAGTCACCAGCCTTGCCATTGGCGCCGCCGCCACATTAGCTTTAGTGTCTAAAGAAATTGGCATGCTTAACGCACTCGTTAATTTGCTACTGCTGGGTTACGCGCTTAAATACATTGAAATGCGTCAAATTCGTGATGTAAAAGTCGTGGTGTTAGTAGGCTATTTTCTCATTGCGTTTGCGCTGCTTGAGCGCCAAAGCATCTTAGATACTGTGCATTTACTGTTTGTCTGCGTTATCAACGCCTGCGTCCTTATCAGTGTATATCAACATAGCAGCAGAAAGGTTAACTTAAGCTTTGGTTTAAAATTATTTTTGCAAAGTCTGCCCTTAGCATTACTCCTGTTTGTGGTATTCCCGCGCCTACCTCCATTATGGTTAGCCCCAAGTATGAACAATGCCACTACAGGCTTATCTGATGAAGTTTCACTGGGAGATATCAGTAAACTCACTCGCTCGCCAAGCCTGGCATTTAGAGTCGGATTTGATAACGAGACTCAAAATTTTTCTAAATCACAGCTTATACCTAATCAGGAACTATACTGGCGCGCGTTGGTGATGGAAAACTATGATGGAAAAACATGGAAGCAAGCAAATAAAAGAAAAAATCAACAACTTAAGATTTATGGGGAAAGACCTAGCAGACCACGTCCCCAAGGGCCTGAGCTTGATAACCCTTTAAATTATCAGGTAATTACCGAACCCACATTTCAAAAATGGCTTTTTGGCTTAGACCAATCCTTCTCTCCCACTGAGCAAGTGGTAGAAATGAGTGATTTTCGCTTATTCTCATTACGTAATGTAGATCAACGTTTTAGTTATCGAGTGACCTCTTATCCTAACAGCAAACTTGAAGCTGAATTACTACCACTGACCAGGCGGATTAATTTAACTCTGCCAACTAAAACCAATCCTAAAACTCAAGCGCTGGGGCAGCAATTTGCCAAGGAATACCCTAACCCCGTTAATCGCATTAACGCAATGATGCGTTATTTTACTGAACAACCGTATTTTTATACCTTAAGCCCACCTCCTATCGGCGGCGATCAAGTGGATGATTTCTTGTTTGAAAACAAAGCGGGGTTTTGCTCTCATTACGCGTCAGCATTAGTGTTTATGGCACGTTCAAGTGGTATACCTGCTCGTATGGTTGCTGGCTATCAAGGCGGTGAGTACAACCCTAAAGCAGGTTATTACAGTATTTATCAGTACATGGCTCATGCATGGACCGAAGTCTGGTTTGAAGGACAAGGCTGGGTTCGTTTTGATCCAACAGCTATGATAGCGCCTGAGCGAATATTAGATGGTTTTGATGCTATGTTTACCGGCCAAGATAGCTACTTACAAGACAGTCCGTTTACCAGTTTGAGATTAAAAGAAATCCCTTGGCTTAATGATATTCGACTGCAACTAGCAAGTTTGGATTTTTACTGGAGCGTCTGGGTACTTGGCTTTGATGGAGAACGCCAGCAACAAGTGCTCAGTGAATTACTTGGTGATGTAAATACCAGTAAAATGATCATCTTAATGATTATCAGCTTTAGCCTTATAGCGTTAGTGATTGCCTACTATGCGGGTGTGTTTAATTTAAGCCCCAAACAGGACCCAATCATCAAACGCTATAACCTTATATGCGCTAAGTTAGCTAAAAAAGGTTACCCACGTGAGACCATGCCACCACAAGCATTTGCAAACTTTGTACATCAAGTGCTACATCAAGAGCAACCGCAATTGGTATTCGATTTTGAAAAAATGACAGAACACTTTATTGCACTTCAATATCAGCAGTTAAGTGATAAGCAGGTTGAACAACATCAAATCTTGTTTAAGCGCTACTTTAGGAAAGTGAAAATGGGATTGTAG
- a CDS encoding GTP pyrophosphokinase yields the protein MSDTNLVNWYIKSQPVYKRLANKVESFLIEYFDMNSIGYHIVTSRAKTIESVRGKGNSGKYNDPINQIQDFAGIRIITYVEDEISLIQKVIEDNFDIDVENSSNKSEALGIDKVGYQSVHYIARLKQDRLRLPEYKQYEGKCFEIQIRTILQHAWAEIEHDRNYKFSGKLPDELSRRFKILAGVLELADKEFNSISNQIDDISASVDEGTKTGKLDIPISSTTLSQFLLTRFKTVIETMGVPSHDSEGVLVEELNAFGITTLSELESIIPEDIEKFYIASSNGSLHEWGMVRSLMLLHDFRKYGEIVKSDEPGDWCNSSSHIDTEFELEYYKKHNVDWNELAQKYNYCFDLELESGL from the coding sequence ATGAGTGATACAAATTTAGTAAATTGGTACATCAAGTCTCAACCCGTATACAAAAGATTAGCAAATAAAGTTGAATCCTTTTTAATAGAATACTTTGATATGAACTCTATCGGTTATCATATTGTTACTTCTAGGGCTAAAACTATTGAGAGTGTTAGAGGGAAAGGTAACTCTGGAAAATATAACGATCCGATTAATCAGATACAGGATTTTGCAGGTATACGTATTATCACTTATGTAGAAGATGAAATTTCTCTTATACAAAAAGTGATCGAAGACAACTTTGATATTGATGTTGAGAATAGCTCCAATAAATCTGAAGCTCTCGGAATTGATAAAGTAGGCTATCAATCAGTCCACTACATTGCAAGGTTAAAACAAGATAGGCTTAGGCTGCCAGAGTATAAACAATATGAAGGTAAGTGCTTTGAAATTCAAATTAGAACAATTCTACAACATGCATGGGCTGAAATTGAACACGACCGTAACTACAAGTTCAGCGGAAAACTGCCTGATGAACTTAGTCGAAGGTTTAAAATTTTAGCTGGGGTATTAGAACTTGCAGATAAAGAATTTAATTCAATTTCAAATCAAATAGATGACATATCAGCAAGTGTAGATGAAGGCACTAAAACTGGTAAACTAGATATACCTATTTCATCTACTACCTTATCTCAATTTTTGCTTACCAGATTTAAAACGGTTATCGAAACAATGGGAGTGCCTTCACATGACAGTGAGGGTGTTTTAGTTGAAGAGCTGAATGCTTTTGGAATAACAACACTAAGTGAATTAGAAAGCATAATTCCTGAAGACATTGAAAAGTTTTACATTGCATCTTCCAACGGTTCCCTTCATGAGTGGGGAATGGTGCGAAGCTTGATGCTTTTACACGATTTTAGAAAGTATGGTGAAATAGTAAAAAGTGATGAACCTGGTGATTGGTGTAATTCAAGTTCTCATATTGATACAGAATTTGAACTCGAATATTACAAAAAGCACAATGTGGACTGGAATGAGTTAGCCCAGAAATATAACTATTGTTTTGATTTAGAATTAGAATCAGGTTTATAG
- the recC gene encoding exodeoxyribonuclease V subunit gamma produces MLRLIQSNQMEVLSEQLSKMLAIPLDNANLLANEHVLVQSPGMSTWLRLEVAKYNGIAAALSFPLPSSFTWQLCHELLPDVPKDNAFTKAAMTWKLMDLLPTLLTDEDFAPLKAYLTPELATDYTDSNLNLDPSAVEAAQTHTPTKDSLSILSAQHQQHFDAMKLYQLCGRIADIFDQYLVYRPSWILGWEQNEHPIKLEQNQLWQPKLWRALIDYNQNTIKGSHYHRANLHQELISALQNPQTVIGSLPERLFVFGISSMPPQTLEVLYHLAERIEVIMFSLSPCQHYWGDIVDPKARARMALQYADKKQLGELWEEKLEVGNPILANNGKMGRELLDLMLELPAEHTDFSYDCYIEPEQSPDELNLLQGLQFDILQMETLGQALGPDAHFYQNTEARRSLKPTDDSITLRSCHSPLREVETLHDHLLELLSNKDNSDSLLPKDIVVMMPDVAAYAPYIDAVFGTSNSQSSSLQGALKGTRQSNYYIPYAIADRGAAQESPLINSFLNLLNINQSRFGLTDIISILEVPAILRKFQLDDDGLQLIRRWLDDANVRWGRDEHTRLQQGVPGFKQNSWAFGISRLIQGYAFNDDSSIYHETLLVKGVEGQSAQTLGYLLNFLESIDEYQLQLATTCPTLERIEQLYQLLDVFFEADDDEREQVQTIREALTALKEELEGAGHHGELDIEVLKQWFNQRLNESRVGQRYLAGSVNFCTLMPMRSIPFKVVCLLGMNDGVYPRVQHPVGFDLMAHNGAIKGDRSRRLDDRYLFLEALLSARQQLYISYIGHSERDNAERIPSMLVSELIEYYQLCYFADYCFTEGSDSTLRSNISNDAADQAIIEHLIVQQPLQPFDAKLFQSEISDSPLQQSRLQQTSFQQSYSHQWCPPKFNDPLTAQWQSAFIDSAKPIAVDLQSDLADAATEHQLTLELSALLRFFRSPAQFFLNRSLKVDFNLRIQADDNDEPFGLDSLERYKLQSALLDSAISNQLEHADIEFVAKLKASGSLPMKPFDDLLLNQYQKDIAPLIGRVLYLTAETQTTEVDVDLSFNDIKLTPQQTIEVNLIGRIDDIYAKGQVNYRPGTAHGRDFLRVYLRHLCLNAAGVEKNSYLLDIGHFHAFTAIKTDAAQQLLQLFIQAYVNGQAQPLCFMPRTALAYVEAEGEHDEKLHEAQSQWIDEQTEFGEGNDPHNKRLFSFPEDFTEHGFGQTAMQLLKPMLSVYHKGTLADLDEYINETLSTSTEGKQ; encoded by the coding sequence ATGCTTAGATTAATTCAATCGAATCAGATGGAAGTGCTATCTGAACAGCTTTCCAAAATGTTAGCCATTCCCCTTGATAATGCTAACTTGCTGGCTAACGAGCATGTGCTAGTCCAAAGCCCAGGTATGTCGACTTGGCTGCGTTTAGAAGTGGCTAAATACAATGGTATTGCAGCGGCCCTTTCCTTCCCGCTTCCATCTAGCTTTACTTGGCAACTTTGCCATGAATTATTGCCTGATGTGCCCAAAGATAATGCTTTTACCAAGGCGGCCATGACGTGGAAGTTAATGGATTTGCTGCCAACTTTATTAACAGATGAAGATTTTGCGCCACTAAAAGCGTACCTCACTCCTGAGTTAGCGACCGATTATACAGACTCTAACCTAAACTTAGATCCTTCTGCGGTAGAAGCAGCACAAACACATACCCCTACAAAAGATAGCTTAAGTATTTTATCGGCCCAGCATCAACAGCATTTTGATGCGATGAAGCTTTATCAATTGTGTGGCCGTATTGCCGATATTTTTGACCAATACTTAGTTTATCGCCCAAGTTGGATCCTTGGTTGGGAGCAAAACGAGCACCCGATAAAACTGGAACAAAATCAGTTATGGCAACCTAAATTGTGGCGAGCATTAATTGACTACAATCAAAACACCATCAAGGGTAGCCATTATCATCGCGCCAATTTACATCAAGAATTGATTTCAGCGTTGCAAAACCCTCAAACGGTTATCGGCTCACTACCAGAGCGGTTATTTGTGTTTGGTATTTCATCCATGCCACCGCAAACCCTTGAGGTGCTTTACCATTTAGCCGAACGTATCGAAGTTATCATGTTTTCATTAAGCCCTTGCCAGCATTATTGGGGCGATATCGTTGACCCTAAAGCTCGCGCTCGTATGGCGCTGCAATATGCTGATAAAAAACAGTTAGGTGAACTGTGGGAAGAAAAGTTAGAAGTTGGCAATCCCATTTTAGCCAATAACGGCAAAATGGGACGTGAGCTTTTAGATTTAATGCTGGAGTTACCTGCTGAGCACACTGACTTTAGCTACGATTGTTACATAGAACCAGAGCAATCCCCTGATGAGCTAAACCTACTTCAAGGTTTGCAGTTCGACATTTTACAAATGGAAACATTAGGCCAAGCATTAGGGCCAGATGCGCATTTTTATCAAAATACTGAGGCGCGAAGAAGTCTTAAACCAACTGATGATTCGATTACTTTAAGAAGCTGTCATAGCCCGCTACGTGAAGTTGAAACCCTGCACGATCATTTATTAGAACTCCTTTCCAATAAAGACAATAGTGACAGCTTACTGCCTAAAGATATTGTGGTTATGATGCCTGATGTTGCAGCTTATGCGCCGTACATTGATGCAGTTTTTGGCACCAGTAATAGCCAATCAAGCTCTTTACAAGGCGCGTTAAAAGGTACTCGTCAAAGTAACTATTATATTCCTTATGCCATTGCAGATAGAGGCGCTGCGCAAGAGTCGCCACTAATTAATAGTTTCTTAAATTTACTTAATATCAATCAAAGTCGTTTTGGCTTAACAGATATCATTAGTATTCTTGAAGTGCCCGCTATTTTACGCAAGTTTCAACTCGATGATGACGGTTTACAGCTCATCAGGCGCTGGTTAGATGACGCCAATGTTCGTTGGGGGCGTGATGAACACACTCGCCTGCAACAAGGTGTTCCTGGTTTTAAACAGAACTCATGGGCATTTGGCATTAGCCGTCTTATTCAAGGTTACGCTTTCAACGACGACTCATCGATTTACCATGAAACCTTGTTAGTAAAGGGTGTTGAAGGACAATCTGCGCAAACCTTGGGTTACTTACTTAACTTTTTAGAGTCCATTGATGAGTATCAACTGCAACTTGCGACCACCTGCCCGACACTTGAGCGCATTGAACAGCTTTATCAATTACTCGATGTATTTTTTGAAGCTGATGACGATGAACGCGAACAAGTGCAAACCATCCGTGAAGCATTAACAGCATTAAAAGAAGAATTAGAAGGTGCAGGCCATCATGGCGAGCTTGATATTGAAGTGCTTAAACAGTGGTTCAATCAACGCTTAAATGAATCAAGAGTGGGTCAGCGATACCTTGCAGGTAGCGTTAACTTTTGTACCTTAATGCCAATGCGATCGATTCCATTTAAAGTGGTGTGTTTATTAGGAATGAATGACGGTGTTTATCCTCGAGTCCAGCATCCTGTGGGCTTTGACTTGATGGCGCACAATGGCGCAATAAAAGGCGACCGATCACGTAGATTAGATGACAGATACCTCTTTTTAGAAGCGCTTTTATCAGCAAGGCAGCAGCTTTATATCAGTTACATTGGCCACTCAGAGCGCGATAATGCCGAGCGAATTCCGTCGATGTTAGTGTCAGAGCTTATTGAGTATTATCAGCTGTGTTACTTTGCCGATTATTGCTTCACCGAAGGTTCAGACTCTACTCTACGGTCAAACATCAGTAATGACGCTGCCGACCAAGCTATTATTGAGCATTTGATTGTTCAGCAACCGCTGCAACCTTTCGATGCGAAACTATTTCAGTCTGAGATTTCTGACTCGCCATTGCAGCAATCTAGGTTACAACAAACTTCTTTTCAGCAAAGTTATAGCCATCAATGGTGCCCGCCTAAGTTTAATGATCCATTAACAGCGCAATGGCAATCGGCATTTATCGACTCTGCTAAACCTATTGCTGTGGATTTACAATCAGATTTAGCCGATGCAGCGACAGAACATCAACTTACTCTTGAGCTATCTGCTTTATTGCGTTTCTTTAGAAGCCCTGCGCAGTTCTTTTTAAATCGTAGCCTTAAAGTCGACTTTAACCTGCGTATTCAGGCCGACGATAATGATGAACCTTTTGGTTTAGACTCGCTTGAGCGTTACAAGCTGCAATCCGCTTTACTCGATAGCGCTATTTCAAATCAGTTAGAACATGCAGATATTGAGTTTGTCGCCAAGCTAAAAGCTAGCGGTTCATTACCGATGAAGCCTTTTGATGATTTGCTACTCAATCAATATCAAAAAGATATCGCACCACTCATTGGCCGTGTATTGTATTTAACTGCTGAAACTCAAACCACTGAAGTGGATGTGGATTTATCCTTTAACGACATTAAATTAACGCCGCAACAAACTATCGAAGTCAATTTGATTGGCCGCATTGATGATATTTACGCCAAGGGCCAAGTGAACTATCGCCCTGGGACTGCTCATGGCCGGGACTTTTTGCGGGTTTACTTACGTCACTTGTGTTTAAACGCGGCTGGAGTAGAGAAAAACAGTTACCTGCTGGATATAGGCCATTTTCATGCCTTTACTGCCATAAAAACTGATGCAGCACAGCAACTGTTGCAACTGTTTATTCAAGCTTATGTTAACGGCCAAGCACAGCCTCTTTGCTTTATGCCGCGTACAGCCCTTGCCTACGTTGAAGCGGAAGGTGAACACGATGAAAAGCTCCATGAAGCACAAAGCCAATGGATTGATGAACAAACCGAGTTTGGCGAAGGAAACGATCCACATAATAAGCGTTTATTTAGCTTCCCAGAGGATTTCACTGAGCATGGGTTTGGCCAAACAGCCATGCAACTACTTAAGCCAATGCTCAGCGTTTATCACAAAGGCACCTTGGCTGACTTAGATGAATACATCAACGAAACCTTATCGACTAGCACTGAGGGTAAACAATAA